In one window of Bifidobacterium sp. WK041_4_12 DNA:
- a CDS encoding Sir2 family NAD-dependent protein deacetylase has translation MTTKIAVLTGAGISTSAGIPDFRGPNGVWTKHPEQMNVYDIDSFLSDKESREYSWRWQKESPVWGAQPGVAHKALAKLEQAGLLTLLATQNFDALHEKAGNSADVIVNLHGSIGTSHCMKCGAAYDTADIMNDLDNNPDPHCRRKLPYKSNMPCNGIIKTDVVYFGQALPDGAMEKSMRMASSADEFWVIGSTLEVYPAASLVPVAVQAGVPVTIMNMGHTQYDSIASRLIHDPIQDALPKLVDETIAAAKKA, from the coding sequence ATGACTACAAAGATTGCAGTATTGACAGGCGCAGGCATTTCAACGTCAGCCGGCATTCCCGACTTTCGCGGTCCGAATGGCGTGTGGACGAAGCACCCGGAGCAAATGAATGTATATGACATTGATTCATTCCTCTCAGACAAGGAGTCACGCGAATACTCGTGGCGTTGGCAGAAGGAATCTCCAGTCTGGGGGGCACAGCCCGGTGTTGCGCATAAGGCCCTGGCGAAGCTTGAACAGGCTGGACTGCTGACCTTGCTCGCAACGCAGAATTTCGATGCACTGCATGAGAAGGCCGGCAACAGTGCCGATGTCATCGTCAATCTGCACGGAAGCATTGGCACATCACACTGCATGAAATGCGGCGCGGCATATGACACCGCTGACATCATGAACGACCTGGACAACAATCCAGATCCGCATTGCCGTCGCAAGCTGCCGTACAAGAGCAATATGCCATGCAACGGAATCATCAAAACCGATGTCGTCTATTTTGGTCAGGCATTACCGGATGGGGCAATGGAGAAAAGCATGCGGATGGCATCATCCGCAGATGAATTCTGGGTCATCGGTTCGACGCTGGAAGTCTACCCGGCGGCATCACTGGTGCCCGTGGCAGTTCAGGCTGGCGTGCCGGTAACCATCATGAACATGGGCCACACCCAATACGATTCGATTGCATCGCGGCTGATCCATGACCCAATTCAAGATGCCCTTCCGAAGTTGGTTGACGAAACCATTGCCGCAGCCAAAAAGGCCTAA